The following are encoded in a window of Vespula vulgaris chromosome 8, iyVesVulg1.1, whole genome shotgun sequence genomic DNA:
- the LOC127065698 gene encoding uncharacterized protein LOC127065698 isoform X1, with amino-acid sequence MEDNRSEVRRQKVKGYSDLVEKFIVCWQDRTEEKNNHDTIVKNKSNKRTKIESIMSKQLANRAIPMDLQTSSNFHELASFPTNLTNGVKSPENARFQQKQLQEKEQKLLQLYDQQQQRAYQVAQRGSSGSNGSGQGSSTVNHHHQIVTRTSSSGHMTSTSQATKVKQVFNDRRQTNVKGIDRSYPLEPLDNKTRKQPISNGIGNSRNNGLTVNRQSITVKRVTRSDVNSNVNDGKPIVSYHEEIARESSSSRDVPSNESRKEDDVEVFGNENRTTHYVNGNYPDQIQIREIMDEDTIQRNRMMAKLHLMQYDETLKYRVKNDLESEEFPEDLLVEVTDKVPKRTVSKKLSQAEARLERFKNMNAKRNNASKLSNSTTTGGKKRSEPLLPARTTSRDGSNGVTTSATTTKTKTGHVREKRSNKSKTEKTRVKYGQEPFEKSKTEEAKSKKIRYDRKTGTSAGSSIFQKRKADVPTVDETIYRRDSPRFFSKESEKSATKISIDTLDISTRTSKPSSNTKRPVASPKVFLRKLNNFPIARSNNDKRSYKREASTFSPYRRRSESSTTTSVESKHSPSPELISIVEKRDTSPEFFCVETEKSATTMSLKPRRKSTDEDKRDGIISSKDFQSNMFEKMIAKQSPSYLKLERKIRKSSDSSDISNKSFNFELKSPRDSINNLRSIQLIRNVMKRQNAGQEDTKDQNRSKIDSIKYSSISSKTKENKRDDSKVSVNKKSPVDTIKKSFLKIDLKDTTDLKNASSNRGRKLSLKTTDTNLQSSPKSPKSPKSTKSFTPTEVDTEIQEITMTDQHMRYDDNTSKRKEKKDIKKLMTDETYSKSSGKKLKNSDKIRSANLFTYPIRREGKKRNSVLESNIFHRTNETDEVQTFQESNRSLNEKSWKKQEIESIDLKGLTSSKSSKRHLSKNEKIIVSVPKRRNSKDLKAIKNESLRSKTSSLCSNEDRMSKNRSTNVSLKDITFDESRKEIRERSTSPLYKRVLQSPTEQIKSEGAKEELLRSTELIRRVIKAQHSDKQEMSNLKFTESVTKNESNDIYSNRILMISSPTNTNYYGRTDSIESALKRFDSIGAESEYQDTIGRDCVDGITHDLSSKINVEKISTTISSEPKESIKTKARSKRLESSQVKMDRSKFDSKRKNTNGSILKKSPGHSRKILLTKIDSLREGRIKGKKIAEAKDSMKIARTPKSRSPICKRKLFHDPGFEKENERVCTSSVNYPFHKQKTNDFLRRSMEISTRENKKKHEEEDCTLLVKPLRSIEDIRKSILSDSSGTTVVALTQITNIDPARQAEMGSAIANEILKASTKSERQSRIVVDSDPLNKKRFPSNDRSKNNSHLRDYGKILSKNSMRFGRITKSPSPDSTNSKKSSDNDCRTIVTRRSVPSSPSKSPDILPRRVSTESKTQETKPSIKASFVKASDSITSKRSATRADVPNVFQNGLHLQEQIVERKEQNDVPKKCQAFTIDFEERSFSKSNDSTDSKRPLAKKQSMEKQQTSSATSGRPTSSTSSASSGNTTQAHISNSKGRMATRARTPISASPTSKGHSAKGGTSQNTTENLIACKVCGRRFAQDRVNLHEQICAKTMQKKRKQFDTTMYRVKGTELESFVKKSSKKSDLKPKKPEVKSNWRRKHEEFINAIRSAKQVQAHLAAGGRLSDLPPPPVSDTSDYIQCPHCGRKFNQAAAERHIPKCEHMLHNKPSSRPPPPRPRR; translated from the exons ATGGAGGACAATCGGTCAGAAGTGCGAAGACAAAAGGTCAAGGGGTATAGCGACTTGGTGGAGAAATTTATTGTCTGTTGGCAAGATCGtaccgaagaaaaaaataatcacgataccatcgttaaaaataaatccaataaacgaacgaaaatcgaatcgatcatGTCGAAGCAACTTGCCAATCGTGCCATACCGATGGATCTGCAAACGTCATCGAACTTTCATGAACTTGCTTCCTTTCCTACAAATCTGACCAACGGAGTAAAGTCTCCGGAAAAT GCCCGCTTTCAACAGAAGCAGCTGCAGGAGAAGGAACAGAAATTACTGCAGCTTTACGACCAACAACAGCAGAGGGCATATCAGGTGGCACAAAGAGGCAGCTCAGGATCGAATGGCTCTGGCCAAGGGAGCTCAACGGTTAACCACCATCACCAGATTGTTACAAGGACTTCTTCCTCCGGTCACATGACCTCGACCTCGCAAGCTACCAAG GTGAAGCAAGTATTCAACGATCGACGACAGACGAACGTCAAAGGCATCGACAGAAGTTACCCCCTCGAGCCACTTGacaataaaacgagaaagcaACCGATAAGCAATGGCATCGGCAATTCGAGGAACAATGGTTTGACCGTCAATCGACAATCCATTACTGTAAAACGCGTAACGCGTTCCGACGTAAACAGCAATGTTAACGATGGCAAACCTATCGTTTCTTATCACGAAGAGATCGCAAGGGAATCATCATCTTCGCGTGACGTACCTTCGAACGAGTCACGTAAAGAGGACGACGTGGAAGTGTTCGGTAACGAAAATCGTACGACTCATTACGTTAATGGAAATTATCCTGATCAG ATACAAATCCGAGAGATCATGGACGAGGACACGATTCAAAGAAATCGAATGATGGCGAAGCTACATTTGATGCAATACGACGAGACGTTGAAGTATCGCGTTAAAAATGATCTCGAGAGCGAAGAATTTCCGGAAGATCTCTTGGTCGAAGTAACCGACAAAGTACCGAAGAGAACTGTCAGCAAGAAGTTATCTCAAGCCGAGGCACGCTTGGAACGATTCAAGAATATGAATGCCAAACGAAATAATGCTAGCAAACTTTCAAATTCGACGACTACAGGGGGCAAGAAACGATCGGAACCATTGCTCCCAGCACGAACGACTTCGAg AGACGGCAGCAATGGCGTAACGACGAGTGCAACGACCACGAAGACGAAAACAGGACATGTCAgggagaaacgatcgaataagTCTAAAACTGAAAAAACTAGAGTAAAATACGGTCAAGAGCCATTTGAAAAATCGAAGACAGAGGAAgctaaatcgaagaaaatacgatACGATAGAAAAACCGGCACGTCTGCGGGAAGCTCCatatttcaaaagagaaaagccgATGTCCCTACCGTAGACGAAACGATATATCGTAGAGATAGCCCAAGATTCTTTTCTAAGGAATCGGAGAAATCTGCTACGAAGATATCTATCGATACGTTGGACATCTCGACGCGTACATCGAAACCTTCCTCGAATACGAAACGACCAGTCGCCAGTCCAAAAGTTTTTCTTAGAAAACTCAACAATTTTCCCATCGCTCGAAGCAACAACGATAAACGTTCTTACAAAAGAGAAGCATCCACTTTTTCGCCTTATCGTAGACGATCCGAAAGTTCAACCACGACAAGCGTGGAATCTAAACATAGTCCTTCTCCGGAATTAATCAGTATCGTAGAAAAACGTGATACAAGTCCTGAATTTTTCTGCGTTGAAACTGAAAAATCCGCTACAACGATGAGTCTTAAACCAAGACGAAAGAGTACCGACGAGGACAAACGCGATGGTATCATCTCGAGTAAAgattttcaatcgaatatGTTTGAAAAGATGATCGCCAAACAAAGTCCATCGTATTTAAAACTGGAACGTAAAATTCGTAAGTCATCAGATAGTTCCGATATTTCTAACAAGAGTTTCAACTTCGAATTAAAGTCACCAAGagattcgataaataatttacgatcTATACAACTTATTCGTAACGTTATGAAAAGACAAAATGCGGGACAAGAAGATACGAAGGATCAAAATCGTTCAAAAAttgattcgataaaatattccaGTATTTCGTCGAAAACGAAGGAGAACAAGCGAGACGATAGTAAAGTATCAGTCAATAAAAAATCTCCCGTTgatactattaaaaaatcttttcttaaaatagATCTGAAAGATACTACCGATTTAAAGAACGCATCAAGTAATCGCGGACGTAAACTTTCGTTAAAGACTACCGACACGAATCTACAATCAAGTCCAAAGAGTCCAAAGAGTCCAAAAAGCACGAAAAGTTTCACGCCGACCGAAGTAGATACCGAAATTCAAGAAATTACGATGACCGATCAACACATGCGTTACGACGATAATACGtccaaaaggaaagaaaaaaaagatattaaaaaattgatgacGGACGAAACTTATTCGAAGTCGAGTgggaaaaagttaaaaaatagcGACAAGATAAGATCGGCAAATCTCTTTACTTATCCCATTCGCAGAgaaggtaaaaaaaggaattccGTATTAGAGTCGAATATATTTCATCGTACGAACGAAACCGACGAAGTTCAAACGTTTCAGGAAAGTAATCGATCATTAAACGAAAAGTCATGGAAAAaacaagagatagaaagtatAGATCTGAAAGGTTTGACGAGTTCGAAGTCGAGCAAAAGGCATTTGTCCAAGAACGAGAAGATAATTGTTTCTGTTCCTAAACGACGAAACAGTAAAGATTTGAAAGCCATTAAAAATGAATCTTTACGATCGAAAACTTCGTCGCTTTGCTCGAACGAGGACAGAATGTCGAAGAATCGAAGTACTAATGTAAGTTTGAAAGACATAACTTTCGATGAATCGAGGAAGGAAATTCGAGAGAGAAGTACCTCCCCTTTATACAAACGAGTTCTTCAAAGTCCGACGGAACAAATTAAAAGTGAAGGCGCGAAAGAAGAATTGCTACGATCTACCGAACTTATACGACGCGTAATAAAGGCTCAACATTCTGATAAGCAAGAAATGAGTAACTTGAAGTTTACAGAATCAGTTACAAAAAATGAATCCAACGATATATATTCCAATAGAATTTTGATGATATCGTCACCGACAAATACAAATTACTATGGAAGAACCGATTCCATAGAATCCGCTCTCAAacgtttcgattcgatcggtGCAGAATCTGAATATCAAGACACGATAGGACGTGATTGCGTGGACGGTATAACGCACGATTTATCATCTAAAATCAATGTCGAAAAGATATCAACGACGATCTCGAGCGAGCCGAAAGAatctataaaaacaaaagcaaGGAGCAAAAGGTTAGAATCATCGCAAGTTAAaatggatcgatcgaaatttgatTCTAAAAGGAAGAATACAAACGGTAGCATACTTAAGAAATCTCCAGGTCATTCgagaaaaatacttttaacgAAGATAGATTCTTTACGGGAAGGTCGtattaaaggaaagaaaatagcgGAAGCGAAAGACTCGATGAAGATTGCTCGAACTCCAAAATCACGATCTCCAATTTGCAAACGCAAACTTTTTCACGATCCGggttttgaaaaagaaaacgagcgTGTGTGTACTAGCTCCGTAAACTATCCGTTTCACAAACAGAAaacaaatgattttcttaGGAGATCCATGGAAATTTCTACGagggagaataaaaaaaaacacgaagaGGAGGATTGTACGCTTCTAGTAAAGCCATTACGTTCTATCGAGGACATACGAAAATCCATCCTATCTGATAGTAGCGGAACGACGGTAGTAGCATTGACACAAATAACCAATATCGATCCCGCGAGACAAGCCGAAATGGGGTCAGCGAttgcaaatgaaattttaaaggCTTCGACGAAGTCCGAAAGGCAGTCGCGAATTGTCGTCGACAGTGACcctctaaataaaaaaaggtttccttcgaacgatcgatcgaagaataatTCTCACCTACGAGATTATGGAAAGATTTTATCTAAGAACTCGATGCGTTTTGGTAGGATTACGAAAAGTCCGAGTCCCGACTCGACAAATTCGAAAAAATCTTCGGATAACGATTGTCGTACGATCGTGACTAGAAGAAGCGTTCCTTCCTCACCTTCGAAGAGTCCAGATATTTTACCTAGA CGTGTCTCGACCGAGTCTAAGACTCAAGAAACGAAGCCATCGATAAAAGCGAGCTTCGTGAAAGCTTCGGATTCGATCACGTCTAAAAGATCAGCGACGAGAGCGGATGTTCCTAACGTCTTTCAGAACGGTTTACATTTGCAGGAACAGATCGTCGAAAGGAAGGAACAAAACGATGTACCGAAGAAATGTCAGGCGTTTACGATCGACTTCGAGGAACGATCGTTCTCGAAGAGTAACGATAGTACGGATTCCAAAAGGCCATTGGCCAAAAAGCAATCGATGGAA aAACAGCAAACATCATCGGCCACATCGGGGAGACCGACGTCCTCGACCTCGTCCGCTTCCAGCGGCAATACAACGCAGGCTCACATTTCCAACTCGAAAGGAAGAATGGCTACGAGAGCGAGGACTCCGATCAGCGCTTCACCAACCTCCAAAGGACATTCTGCTAAAGGTGGAACCAGTCAAAATACCAc AGAGAACCTTATCGCCTGCAAGGTGTGCGGACGTCGATTCGCTCAAGATCGCGTGAACCTCCATGAGCAGATATGCGCGAAAACtatgcaaaagaaaaggaaacaattcGACACGACCATGTACAGAGTTAAAGGGACCGAATTAGAATCATTCGTAAAGAAGAGCTCCAAGAAAAGCGAT TTGAAACCGAAGAAGCCAGAGGTGAAGTCGAATTGGCGACGTAAGCACGAAGAGTTCATAAATGCGATTCGCTCGGCGAAGCAAGTTCAGGCACATCTGGCGGCAGGTGGACGATTGAGTGACCTTCCACCACCACCGGTCAGCGACACCAGCGACTACATTCAATGTCCGCATTGTGGCAGGAAGTTCAACCAAGCGGCAGCGGAGCGTCACATTCCGAAGTGCGAGCACATGCTGCACAACAAGCCCTCTTCACGTCCACCACCACCACGACCGAGGCGTTAA
- the LOC127065698 gene encoding uncharacterized protein LOC127065698 isoform X2 has product MEDNRSEVRRQKVKGYSDLVEKFIVCWQDRTEEKNNHDTIVKNKSNKRTKIESIMSKQLANRAIPMDLQTSSNFHELASFPTNLTNGVKSPENARFQQKQLQEKEQKLLQLYDQQQQRAYQVAQRGSSGSNGSGQGSSTVNHHHQIVTRTSSSGHMTSTSQATKVKQVFNDRRQTNVKGIDRSYPLEPLDNKTRKQPISNGIGNSRNNGLTVNRQSITVKRVTRSDVNSNVNDGKPIVSYHEEIARESSSSRDVPSNESRKEDDVEVFGNENRTTHYVNGNYPDQIQIREIMDEDTIQRNRMMAKLHLMQYDETLKYRVKNDLESEEFPEDLLVEVTDKVPKRTVSKKLSQAEARLERFKNMNAKRNNASKLSNSTTTGGKKRSEPLLPARTTSRDGSNGVTTSATTTKTKTGHVREKRSNKSKTEKTRVKYGQEPFEKSKTEEAKSKKIRYDRKTGTSAGSSIFQKRKADVPTVDETIYRRDSPRFFSKESEKSATKISIDTLDISTRTSKPSSNTKRPVASPKVFLRKLNNFPIARSNNDKRSYKREASTFSPYRRRSESSTTTSVESKHSPSPELISIVEKRDTSPEFFCVETEKSATTMSLKPRRKSTDEDKRDGIISSKDFQSNMFEKMIAKQSPSYLKLERKIRKSSDSSDISNKSFNFELKSPRDSINNLRSIQLIRNVMKRQNAGQEDTKDQNRSKIDSIKYSSISSKTKENKRDDSKVSVNKKSPVDTIKKSFLKIDLKDTTDLKNASSNRGRKLSLKTTDTNLQSSPKSPKSPKSTKSFTPTEVDTEIQEITMTDQHMRYDDNTSKRKEKKDIKKLMTDETYSKSSGKKLKNSDKIRSANLFTYPIRREGKKRNSVLESNIFHRTNETDEVQTFQESNRSLNEKSWKKQEIESIDLKGLTSSKSSKRHLSKNEKIIVSVPKRRNSKDLKAIKNESLRSKTSSLCSNEDRMSKNRSTNVSLKDITFDESRKEIRERSTSPLYKRVLQSPTEQIKSEGAKEELLRSTELIRRVIKAQHSDKQEMSNLKFTESVTKNESNDIYSNRILMISSPTNTNYYGRTDSIESALKRFDSIGAESEYQDTIGRDCVDGITHDLSSKINVEKISTTISSEPKESIKTKARSKRLESSQVKMDRSKFDSKRKNTNGSILKKSPGHSRKILLTKIDSLREGRIKGKKIAEAKDSMKIARTPKSRSPICKRKLFHDPGFEKENERVCTSSVNYPFHKQKTNDFLRRSMEISTRENKKKHEEEDCTLLVKPLRSIEDIRKSILSDSSGTTVVALTQITNIDPARQAEMGSAIANEILKASTKSERQSRIVVDSDPLNKKRFPSNDRSKNNSHLRDYGKILSKNSMRFGRITKSPSPDSTNSKKSSDNDCRTIVTRRSVPSSPSKSPDILPRRVSTESKTQETKPSIKASFVKASDSITSKRSATRADVPNVFQNGLHLQEQIVERKEQNDVPKKCQAFTIDFEERSFSKSNDSTDSKRPLAKKQSMEQTSSATSGRPTSSTSSASSGNTTQAHISNSKGRMATRARTPISASPTSKGHSAKGGTSQNTTENLIACKVCGRRFAQDRVNLHEQICAKTMQKKRKQFDTTMYRVKGTELESFVKKSSKKSDLKPKKPEVKSNWRRKHEEFINAIRSAKQVQAHLAAGGRLSDLPPPPVSDTSDYIQCPHCGRKFNQAAAERHIPKCEHMLHNKPSSRPPPPRPRR; this is encoded by the exons ATGGAGGACAATCGGTCAGAAGTGCGAAGACAAAAGGTCAAGGGGTATAGCGACTTGGTGGAGAAATTTATTGTCTGTTGGCAAGATCGtaccgaagaaaaaaataatcacgataccatcgttaaaaataaatccaataaacgaacgaaaatcgaatcgatcatGTCGAAGCAACTTGCCAATCGTGCCATACCGATGGATCTGCAAACGTCATCGAACTTTCATGAACTTGCTTCCTTTCCTACAAATCTGACCAACGGAGTAAAGTCTCCGGAAAAT GCCCGCTTTCAACAGAAGCAGCTGCAGGAGAAGGAACAGAAATTACTGCAGCTTTACGACCAACAACAGCAGAGGGCATATCAGGTGGCACAAAGAGGCAGCTCAGGATCGAATGGCTCTGGCCAAGGGAGCTCAACGGTTAACCACCATCACCAGATTGTTACAAGGACTTCTTCCTCCGGTCACATGACCTCGACCTCGCAAGCTACCAAG GTGAAGCAAGTATTCAACGATCGACGACAGACGAACGTCAAAGGCATCGACAGAAGTTACCCCCTCGAGCCACTTGacaataaaacgagaaagcaACCGATAAGCAATGGCATCGGCAATTCGAGGAACAATGGTTTGACCGTCAATCGACAATCCATTACTGTAAAACGCGTAACGCGTTCCGACGTAAACAGCAATGTTAACGATGGCAAACCTATCGTTTCTTATCACGAAGAGATCGCAAGGGAATCATCATCTTCGCGTGACGTACCTTCGAACGAGTCACGTAAAGAGGACGACGTGGAAGTGTTCGGTAACGAAAATCGTACGACTCATTACGTTAATGGAAATTATCCTGATCAG ATACAAATCCGAGAGATCATGGACGAGGACACGATTCAAAGAAATCGAATGATGGCGAAGCTACATTTGATGCAATACGACGAGACGTTGAAGTATCGCGTTAAAAATGATCTCGAGAGCGAAGAATTTCCGGAAGATCTCTTGGTCGAAGTAACCGACAAAGTACCGAAGAGAACTGTCAGCAAGAAGTTATCTCAAGCCGAGGCACGCTTGGAACGATTCAAGAATATGAATGCCAAACGAAATAATGCTAGCAAACTTTCAAATTCGACGACTACAGGGGGCAAGAAACGATCGGAACCATTGCTCCCAGCACGAACGACTTCGAg AGACGGCAGCAATGGCGTAACGACGAGTGCAACGACCACGAAGACGAAAACAGGACATGTCAgggagaaacgatcgaataagTCTAAAACTGAAAAAACTAGAGTAAAATACGGTCAAGAGCCATTTGAAAAATCGAAGACAGAGGAAgctaaatcgaagaaaatacgatACGATAGAAAAACCGGCACGTCTGCGGGAAGCTCCatatttcaaaagagaaaagccgATGTCCCTACCGTAGACGAAACGATATATCGTAGAGATAGCCCAAGATTCTTTTCTAAGGAATCGGAGAAATCTGCTACGAAGATATCTATCGATACGTTGGACATCTCGACGCGTACATCGAAACCTTCCTCGAATACGAAACGACCAGTCGCCAGTCCAAAAGTTTTTCTTAGAAAACTCAACAATTTTCCCATCGCTCGAAGCAACAACGATAAACGTTCTTACAAAAGAGAAGCATCCACTTTTTCGCCTTATCGTAGACGATCCGAAAGTTCAACCACGACAAGCGTGGAATCTAAACATAGTCCTTCTCCGGAATTAATCAGTATCGTAGAAAAACGTGATACAAGTCCTGAATTTTTCTGCGTTGAAACTGAAAAATCCGCTACAACGATGAGTCTTAAACCAAGACGAAAGAGTACCGACGAGGACAAACGCGATGGTATCATCTCGAGTAAAgattttcaatcgaatatGTTTGAAAAGATGATCGCCAAACAAAGTCCATCGTATTTAAAACTGGAACGTAAAATTCGTAAGTCATCAGATAGTTCCGATATTTCTAACAAGAGTTTCAACTTCGAATTAAAGTCACCAAGagattcgataaataatttacgatcTATACAACTTATTCGTAACGTTATGAAAAGACAAAATGCGGGACAAGAAGATACGAAGGATCAAAATCGTTCAAAAAttgattcgataaaatattccaGTATTTCGTCGAAAACGAAGGAGAACAAGCGAGACGATAGTAAAGTATCAGTCAATAAAAAATCTCCCGTTgatactattaaaaaatcttttcttaaaatagATCTGAAAGATACTACCGATTTAAAGAACGCATCAAGTAATCGCGGACGTAAACTTTCGTTAAAGACTACCGACACGAATCTACAATCAAGTCCAAAGAGTCCAAAGAGTCCAAAAAGCACGAAAAGTTTCACGCCGACCGAAGTAGATACCGAAATTCAAGAAATTACGATGACCGATCAACACATGCGTTACGACGATAATACGtccaaaaggaaagaaaaaaaagatattaaaaaattgatgacGGACGAAACTTATTCGAAGTCGAGTgggaaaaagttaaaaaatagcGACAAGATAAGATCGGCAAATCTCTTTACTTATCCCATTCGCAGAgaaggtaaaaaaaggaattccGTATTAGAGTCGAATATATTTCATCGTACGAACGAAACCGACGAAGTTCAAACGTTTCAGGAAAGTAATCGATCATTAAACGAAAAGTCATGGAAAAaacaagagatagaaagtatAGATCTGAAAGGTTTGACGAGTTCGAAGTCGAGCAAAAGGCATTTGTCCAAGAACGAGAAGATAATTGTTTCTGTTCCTAAACGACGAAACAGTAAAGATTTGAAAGCCATTAAAAATGAATCTTTACGATCGAAAACTTCGTCGCTTTGCTCGAACGAGGACAGAATGTCGAAGAATCGAAGTACTAATGTAAGTTTGAAAGACATAACTTTCGATGAATCGAGGAAGGAAATTCGAGAGAGAAGTACCTCCCCTTTATACAAACGAGTTCTTCAAAGTCCGACGGAACAAATTAAAAGTGAAGGCGCGAAAGAAGAATTGCTACGATCTACCGAACTTATACGACGCGTAATAAAGGCTCAACATTCTGATAAGCAAGAAATGAGTAACTTGAAGTTTACAGAATCAGTTACAAAAAATGAATCCAACGATATATATTCCAATAGAATTTTGATGATATCGTCACCGACAAATACAAATTACTATGGAAGAACCGATTCCATAGAATCCGCTCTCAAacgtttcgattcgatcggtGCAGAATCTGAATATCAAGACACGATAGGACGTGATTGCGTGGACGGTATAACGCACGATTTATCATCTAAAATCAATGTCGAAAAGATATCAACGACGATCTCGAGCGAGCCGAAAGAatctataaaaacaaaagcaaGGAGCAAAAGGTTAGAATCATCGCAAGTTAAaatggatcgatcgaaatttgatTCTAAAAGGAAGAATACAAACGGTAGCATACTTAAGAAATCTCCAGGTCATTCgagaaaaatacttttaacgAAGATAGATTCTTTACGGGAAGGTCGtattaaaggaaagaaaatagcgGAAGCGAAAGACTCGATGAAGATTGCTCGAACTCCAAAATCACGATCTCCAATTTGCAAACGCAAACTTTTTCACGATCCGggttttgaaaaagaaaacgagcgTGTGTGTACTAGCTCCGTAAACTATCCGTTTCACAAACAGAAaacaaatgattttcttaGGAGATCCATGGAAATTTCTACGagggagaataaaaaaaaacacgaagaGGAGGATTGTACGCTTCTAGTAAAGCCATTACGTTCTATCGAGGACATACGAAAATCCATCCTATCTGATAGTAGCGGAACGACGGTAGTAGCATTGACACAAATAACCAATATCGATCCCGCGAGACAAGCCGAAATGGGGTCAGCGAttgcaaatgaaattttaaaggCTTCGACGAAGTCCGAAAGGCAGTCGCGAATTGTCGTCGACAGTGACcctctaaataaaaaaaggtttccttcgaacgatcgatcgaagaataatTCTCACCTACGAGATTATGGAAAGATTTTATCTAAGAACTCGATGCGTTTTGGTAGGATTACGAAAAGTCCGAGTCCCGACTCGACAAATTCGAAAAAATCTTCGGATAACGATTGTCGTACGATCGTGACTAGAAGAAGCGTTCCTTCCTCACCTTCGAAGAGTCCAGATATTTTACCTAGA CGTGTCTCGACCGAGTCTAAGACTCAAGAAACGAAGCCATCGATAAAAGCGAGCTTCGTGAAAGCTTCGGATTCGATCACGTCTAAAAGATCAGCGACGAGAGCGGATGTTCCTAACGTCTTTCAGAACGGTTTACATTTGCAGGAACAGATCGTCGAAAGGAAGGAACAAAACGATGTACCGAAGAAATGTCAGGCGTTTACGATCGACTTCGAGGAACGATCGTTCTCGAAGAGTAACGATAGTACGGATTCCAAAAGGCCATTGGCCAAAAAGCAATCGATGGAA CAAACATCATCGGCCACATCGGGGAGACCGACGTCCTCGACCTCGTCCGCTTCCAGCGGCAATACAACGCAGGCTCACATTTCCAACTCGAAAGGAAGAATGGCTACGAGAGCGAGGACTCCGATCAGCGCTTCACCAACCTCCAAAGGACATTCTGCTAAAGGTGGAACCAGTCAAAATACCAc AGAGAACCTTATCGCCTGCAAGGTGTGCGGACGTCGATTCGCTCAAGATCGCGTGAACCTCCATGAGCAGATATGCGCGAAAACtatgcaaaagaaaaggaaacaattcGACACGACCATGTACAGAGTTAAAGGGACCGAATTAGAATCATTCGTAAAGAAGAGCTCCAAGAAAAGCGAT TTGAAACCGAAGAAGCCAGAGGTGAAGTCGAATTGGCGACGTAAGCACGAAGAGTTCATAAATGCGATTCGCTCGGCGAAGCAAGTTCAGGCACATCTGGCGGCAGGTGGACGATTGAGTGACCTTCCACCACCACCGGTCAGCGACACCAGCGACTACATTCAATGTCCGCATTGTGGCAGGAAGTTCAACCAAGCGGCAGCGGAGCGTCACATTCCGAAGTGCGAGCACATGCTGCACAACAAGCCCTCTTCACGTCCACCACCACCACGACCGAGGCGTTAA